The following proteins are encoded in a genomic region of Magallana gigas chromosome 1, xbMagGiga1.1, whole genome shotgun sequence:
- the LOC136272658 gene encoding uncharacterized protein: MRNLLPNVSGSSQDSTVPVSLPGPSVAPYPPLRLVPPTTNTLPTQPAPQQSVFSVETGLGQPTWMRVPPSMLGRRIVTTINGKKQVIVFTREDQRNDPADKDGV; the protein is encoded by the exons ATGAGGAACCTTCTTCCTAATGTCTCTGG ATCATCTCAAGACTCCACAGTGCCAGTTTCGTTGCCAGGACCATCTGTGGCTCCGTATCCTCCCCTGAGACTGGTTCCACCGACAACCAATACACTTCCTACACAACCTGCACCACAGCAAAGTGTATTCag TGTTGAAACTGGTTTGGGGCAGCCAACATGGATGAGAGTGCCTCCCTCTATGCTTGGTAGGAGGATTGTAACCACCATCAATGGCAAGAAACAGGTCATTGTGTTCACAAGAGAAGACCAAAGAAATg ATCCTGCAGACAAAGATGGGGTGTGA